A single region of the Streptococcus sanguinis genome encodes:
- a CDS encoding zinc-dependent MarR family transcriptional regulator codes for MTHLAQKIDQFLNEVILKAENQHEILIGSCTSDVPLTNTQEHILMLLSEESLTNSDLAKKLNVSQAAVTKAVKSLARQEMLQAFKDKRDARVTFYRLTDLAQPIAKEHQHHHAHTLETYQKLAEQFSASEQATIAKFLEALVGEIGK; via the coding sequence ATGACTCATTTAGCGCAGAAGATCGATCAATTTTTAAATGAAGTTATTTTGAAAGCAGAAAATCAGCATGAGATTCTGATTGGTTCTTGCACGAGTGATGTGCCTTTAACCAATACGCAAGAGCATATTTTGATGCTTTTGTCTGAGGAATCCTTGACAAATTCTGATTTGGCAAAAAAACTGAATGTGAGTCAAGCTGCGGTGACCAAGGCTGTGAAATCTTTGGCTCGGCAAGAGATGCTGCAAGCCTTTAAAGATAAAAGAGATGCACGGGTTACCTTTTACCGTTTGACTGACTTAGCGCAGCCGATTGCAAAGGAACACCAGCATCATCACGCGCATACTTTGGAGACTTATCAAAAATTGGCTGAGCAGTTTTCTGCTAGTGAACAGGCGACAATTGCGAAGTTTTTGGAAGCCTTAGTGGGAGAGATCGGCAAATGA
- a CDS encoding glutamate-cysteine ligase family protein, with protein MEMTDSIQILKERYLKNIKGNPTVYIGIELEFPIVNSQGGATNTNVAKNLLKRLLEEYDFEAERFDRDGNPIQLKFTKNEDRILFEVSYNTLEFAFAKASRIQEVEERFNNYLNIIQPILREEDHEIQGEGIHPFWAENDNSPVKYPRYEMLMQYLAMGKNMDGLHNYPEYGAFICGSQVQLDVSRENYLTVINVFNQIEAAKAYLFANSEFSDSSWDTKIARDIFWEQSMHGILQENAGVNSKDFQTEDDFFAYLSKSAVFTAEREGKSYYFYPIAANEYMSQKTIEAYSLSGEKINLTPREADFKNHRSYQYQDLTTRGTVEFRSVCTQPFNKTFASAAFHLGILENLENVKAYLQDAPFFQEEGRDYKALRRKFSKKELSASEREHIYEFTKSLLQLARAGLLARQLGEEAYLPSL; from the coding sequence ATGGAAATGACTGATTCAATCCAAATTTTAAAAGAACGCTATTTAAAGAATATCAAAGGAAATCCAACTGTCTACATTGGCATTGAGTTAGAATTTCCTATTGTCAATAGCCAGGGTGGAGCGACCAATACAAATGTTGCCAAGAATCTCTTGAAACGTCTGTTGGAAGAGTATGATTTTGAGGCAGAACGATTTGATAGAGATGGGAATCCTATCCAACTGAAATTTACTAAAAATGAAGACAGAATTCTTTTTGAGGTTTCTTACAATACTTTGGAATTTGCTTTTGCCAAGGCTTCCAGAATTCAAGAAGTTGAAGAGCGTTTTAATAACTATCTGAACATTATTCAGCCAATTCTGCGCGAAGAAGACCATGAAATTCAAGGAGAAGGTATTCATCCTTTCTGGGCAGAAAATGATAATAGTCCAGTTAAGTATCCAAGATATGAAATGTTGATGCAGTATTTAGCTATGGGAAAGAACATGGATGGTCTGCACAATTATCCAGAATATGGTGCTTTTATTTGTGGGAGTCAAGTTCAGCTGGATGTCTCAAGAGAAAATTATTTAACTGTTATCAATGTCTTCAATCAAATTGAAGCCGCTAAGGCATACCTCTTTGCCAATTCAGAGTTTTCAGATTCTTCTTGGGATACAAAAATAGCTCGGGATATTTTCTGGGAGCAATCGATGCATGGCATTTTACAGGAAAATGCAGGCGTTAATTCGAAAGACTTTCAAACAGAAGATGATTTTTTTGCTTATCTTAGTAAATCAGCGGTTTTCACTGCTGAACGGGAAGGTAAATCCTACTATTTCTATCCAATAGCTGCTAATGAATACATGAGTCAGAAAACTATTGAGGCTTATAGCCTTTCAGGTGAAAAAATAAACTTGACTCCAAGGGAAGCAGACTTCAAGAATCATAGAAGTTACCAGTATCAAGATTTGACGACACGGGGGACAGTAGAGTTTCGGAGCGTCTGCACCCAGCCTTTTAATAAAACTTTTGCTTCTGCCGCTTTTCATCTTGGTATTTTAGAAAACTTGGAAAATGTGAAAGCCTATTTACAAGACGCTCCCTTCTTTCAGGAGGAAGGCCGGGATTACAAAGCTTTAAGAAGAAAGTTTTCTAAAAAAGAGTTGTCTGCAAGTGAAAGAGAGCATATTTATGAATTCACAAAGAGTTTGCTTCAGCTGGCTAGAGCTGGTTTATTAGCTCGTCAACTAGGTGAGGAAGCTTATCTTCCCTCTCTTTAA
- a CDS encoding AIPR family protein codes for MGAVIENEIKKIIEAAKTRGEELTEERAFDFLVCAVTCYNSLDYSKYWYEIINQNITDGANDGGIDFVFYDDENSKVIIGQNKYSKNCDVNGVVSEIDKINSTIRNFKNNNTSNYSKILKERYLNVIDRLNDENEGNIEVVFASLSLFNVSKVESRVEHNSQYSELLFYGENELEKIIEDLQTELNVVEEFKFDIDQSKNVLEYRSNNFEGSVLNISANSLKKAYDKYESKGLFNLNIRRYIKSKSVDDGIINTINHDKDDFWFRNNGLTIACKDYRLDGNTVKIYDFSIVNGGQTTTLIAKHLKSVTEDFYVMAKIVKSAEELGRSDSMNFFNEIAEATNSQKPIQPRDLKSNSPEMLLLQRLLAERGYFLEIKRGVLAPRKYGESKIKNEELAQLIYSFVFQKPGTARSNKKSLFSNNTHYKQIFRQKYGKNPNQVDFLVDLIQLNKRVDHAIQKFKNKEAYSTLSPNQLNVLNNSKLAIFALMGFIYRIVNNDLKLDSQKIEDSLDYFEYGYFISNYKDDDIDEKIEELIFELVDHLTELYESELKNENVTSISNFLKTDKNYTQTILEKYISQLKKRKNLNSLIDYYGALFKR; via the coding sequence ATGGGTGCAGTTATTGAGAACGAAATAAAGAAAATTATTGAAGCAGCTAAAACTAGAGGTGAAGAGCTTACTGAAGAGAGAGCTTTTGATTTTCTAGTATGTGCAGTGACATGTTACAATTCTTTAGACTACAGTAAATATTGGTATGAAATAATAAACCAAAATATAACTGATGGAGCAAATGATGGTGGTATTGATTTTGTATTTTACGATGATGAGAACTCGAAAGTTATAATAGGTCAAAACAAATATTCTAAGAATTGTGATGTCAACGGGGTGGTGTCAGAAATTGATAAAATCAACTCCACTATAAGAAACTTTAAAAATAACAATACATCCAACTATAGTAAAATTTTAAAAGAAAGATACCTTAATGTTATTGATCGTTTAAATGACGAGAACGAAGGAAATATAGAAGTAGTATTTGCATCCTTATCTTTATTTAATGTATCTAAAGTTGAATCAAGAGTTGAACATAATTCTCAATATTCAGAGCTACTGTTTTATGGTGAAAATGAACTCGAAAAAATTATTGAAGATTTACAGACCGAACTTAATGTTGTTGAGGAATTTAAATTTGATATAGATCAATCTAAAAATGTTCTAGAGTATCGTTCTAATAATTTTGAAGGTAGTGTTTTAAATATCAGTGCAAATAGTTTAAAGAAAGCATACGACAAATATGAGAGCAAAGGTTTGTTCAACTTGAATATTAGGAGATATATTAAATCAAAAAGTGTCGATGATGGAATAATTAATACAATAAATCATGATAAAGACGATTTTTGGTTTAGAAACAACGGTCTCACAATAGCTTGTAAGGATTATAGGCTAGACGGGAATACTGTAAAAATTTATGATTTTTCAATCGTAAATGGTGGACAAACTACCACATTGATAGCTAAACACCTAAAATCAGTAACTGAAGATTTTTATGTAATGGCAAAAATTGTTAAAAGTGCTGAAGAACTTGGTAGATCAGATTCTATGAATTTTTTCAATGAAATTGCAGAAGCTACCAATTCCCAAAAACCAATACAACCTCGAGATTTGAAATCTAACTCACCTGAAATGTTATTGCTACAGAGACTGTTAGCAGAAAGAGGATACTTTTTAGAAATTAAAAGAGGAGTGTTGGCCCCAAGAAAATATGGAGAGAGTAAGATCAAAAACGAGGAGTTAGCTCAGCTAATATATTCTTTTGTTTTTCAAAAGCCTGGAACGGCTAGATCCAATAAAAAATCACTATTTTCAAATAATACTCATTATAAACAAATCTTCCGCCAAAAATATGGAAAGAATCCAAATCAAGTAGATTTTTTAGTTGATCTTATTCAATTAAATAAGAGAGTGGATCACGCAATTCAAAAATTTAAGAATAAGGAGGCTTATTCTACTTTAAGCCCAAATCAATTGAATGTTCTAAACAACTCTAAACTTGCTATTTTTGCTTTGATGGGATTTATATACAGAATAGTTAACAATGATTTGAAACTTGATTCGCAAAAAATAGAAGATAGTTTAGACTATTTTGAATATGGTTATTTTATTTCAAACTATAAGGATGATGACATTGATGAAAAGATCGAAGAATTAATTTTTGAGTTAGTTGACCATTTGACAGAGTTGTATGAGTCCGAATTGAAAAATGAAAATGTTACTAGTATTAGTAATTTTTTGAAAACAGATAAAAACTATACTCAAACGATATTAGAGAAGTATATCAGTCAATTGAAAAAACGTAAGAATTTAAATAGTTTAATTGATTACTATGGTGCTCTATTTAAGAGATAA
- a CDS encoding CopY/TcrY family copper transport repressor, which translates to MEQQNISQAEWQVMRVLWAYPHSRSTEIIARLEADFSWKPATIKTLLNRLKTKEFIAMEKIEGKFYYDARILEADHLESTWQALFDNICNTKHGDLLISMIERSQFSQGDLERLSQVIDKKRASAPLEIKCDCPQGQCRCGHGKEAH; encoded by the coding sequence ATGGAACAGCAAAATATTAGCCAAGCAGAATGGCAAGTGATGCGTGTGTTGTGGGCCTATCCACACAGTCGCAGTACAGAAATTATAGCGCGGTTGGAAGCCGATTTTTCCTGGAAACCGGCAACCATCAAGACCCTTTTGAATCGTCTGAAAACCAAAGAATTTATCGCTATGGAAAAAATCGAGGGCAAGTTTTACTACGATGCTCGGATTTTAGAAGCGGACCATCTGGAAAGTACATGGCAGGCGCTTTTTGACAATATCTGTAATACTAAACACGGAGATCTTTTGATTTCGATGATTGAGAGAAGTCAGTTCAGTCAAGGGGACTTGGAGCGGCTCAGTCAGGTCATTGATAAGAAAAGGGCCTCGGCTCCGCTCGAAATTAAATGCGACTGCCCACAAGGACAGTGTCGTTGCGGGCACGGAAAGGAGGCGCATTGA
- a CDS encoding zinc ABC transporter substrate-binding protein AdcA: protein MKKISLLLAGLLSIFLVACSNQKNADGKLNIVTTFYPVYEFTKQVAGDEANVELLIGAGTEPHDYEPSAKAVATIQDADAFVYENENMETWVPDLLKTLKNKEETVIKATGNMLLLPGGEEEEGHDHGEEGHHHAYDPHVWLSPKRAIKMVENIRDSLSKSYPDKKAAFEKNAAAYIKKLEALDKEYEDGLANAKQKSFVTQHAAFNYLALDYGLKQVPISGLSPDSEPSASRLAELTEYIKKNKIKYIYFEENASQALASTLAKETGVELDVLNPLESLTEEQTKDGADYVSIMQANLKALKKTTDQEGAEIAAEKEEDDKTVQNGYFEDSAVKDRTLSDYAGEWQSVYPYLKDGTLDQVFDYKAKLTGKMTAAEYKDYYDKGYKTDVSNINITDKTMEFVVDGKSKKYTYKYVGKHTLTYSKGNRGVRFMFEATDEDAGEYKYVQFSDHNIAPTKAAHFHIFYGGESQEALFDELENWPTYYPSKLTGQEIAQEMLAH from the coding sequence ATGAAAAAAATTAGCTTACTATTAGCAGGTTTACTGAGTATTTTCTTAGTAGCTTGTTCCAATCAAAAAAATGCAGATGGCAAGCTCAATATTGTCACGACTTTTTATCCTGTTTATGAGTTTACCAAGCAGGTGGCTGGAGATGAGGCCAATGTTGAACTTCTAATCGGGGCAGGTACAGAGCCGCATGATTATGAGCCTTCAGCTAAGGCAGTTGCGACGATTCAGGATGCAGATGCCTTTGTCTATGAAAATGAAAACATGGAGACTTGGGTTCCTGATCTGTTAAAAACTTTGAAAAATAAGGAAGAAACAGTTATCAAGGCGACTGGAAATATGCTCTTGCTGCCTGGTGGTGAAGAGGAAGAAGGCCATGACCATGGTGAAGAGGGACATCATCATGCCTATGATCCCCATGTCTGGCTGTCACCGAAGCGAGCTATTAAAATGGTGGAGAACATCCGTGATAGCTTGAGCAAGTCTTATCCTGACAAGAAAGCGGCTTTTGAGAAAAATGCAGCGGCTTATATCAAGAAGCTGGAAGCCTTGGACAAGGAATATGAAGATGGGTTGGCCAACGCCAAGCAAAAGAGCTTTGTCACTCAGCACGCAGCCTTTAACTATCTGGCATTGGACTATGGTTTGAAGCAGGTGCCAATTTCTGGACTTTCACCAGACAGTGAGCCATCCGCTTCACGCTTGGCTGAATTGACCGAGTATATCAAGAAAAATAAAATCAAGTATATCTACTTTGAAGAGAATGCTTCTCAAGCTCTGGCTTCTACATTAGCTAAGGAAACAGGGGTAGAACTTGATGTCTTGAATCCGCTGGAAAGCTTGACCGAGGAGCAGACCAAGGATGGAGCTGACTATGTTTCTATCATGCAGGCCAATCTAAAGGCTCTCAAGAAGACAACTGACCAAGAGGGAGCGGAGATTGCAGCCGAGAAAGAAGAAGACGATAAGACAGTCCAAAACGGCTACTTTGAAGACAGTGCCGTCAAGGATCGTACTTTGTCTGACTATGCTGGCGAGTGGCAGTCTGTTTATCCTTATCTGAAAGATGGGACATTGGACCAAGTCTTTGATTACAAGGCTAAGCTGACTGGAAAAATGACGGCAGCTGAATACAAGGACTACTATGACAAGGGCTACAAGACGGATGTATCCAATATCAATATCACAGACAAGACTATGGAATTTGTGGTAGATGGAAAATCCAAGAAATATACGTATAAATACGTTGGCAAGCACACTTTGACTTACTCTAAGGGAAATCGTGGAGTTCGCTTCATGTTTGAAGCGACAGACGAGGATGCTGGGGAGTACAAGTATGTTCAGTTTAGCGACCACAACATTGCACCGACCAAGGCGGCTCACTTCCATATCTTCTATGGTGGCGAAAGCCAGGAAGCACTCTTTGACGAGCTGGAAAACTGGCCAACCTACTATCCAAGTAAATTAACCGGTCAAGAAATTGCCCAAGAGATGCTGGCGCACTAA
- a CDS encoding metal ABC transporter ATP-binding protein, with the protein MRYITVDNLSFYYDKEPVLEHIHYFLDSGEFVTLTGENGAAKTTLIKASLGILQPKHGEVKISKTNVRGKKLRIAYLPQQIASFNAGFPSTVYEFVKSGRYPRKGWFRRLNEHDEEHIKVSLKSVGMWEHRDKRIGSLSGGQKQRAVIARMFASDPDIFVLDEPTTGMDAGSKDEFYKLMHHSAHQHGKAVLMITHDPEEVRKYADRNIHLVRNQDSPWRCFNVHESDGRQEVSHA; encoded by the coding sequence ATGAGATATATCACAGTTGATAATCTTTCCTTTTACTATGACAAGGAGCCTGTGCTAGAGCATATTCATTATTTTCTAGACAGTGGTGAGTTTGTAACTTTGACGGGGGAAAATGGAGCTGCTAAGACGACGCTTATCAAGGCTAGTTTGGGTATTTTGCAGCCCAAGCATGGGGAAGTGAAGATTTCCAAGACCAATGTGCGAGGCAAGAAACTGCGGATTGCGTATCTACCTCAGCAGATTGCCAGTTTTAATGCTGGTTTTCCTAGTACGGTATATGAGTTTGTCAAGTCGGGACGTTATCCGCGTAAAGGCTGGTTTCGTCGCTTGAATGAGCATGATGAAGAGCATATAAAGGTAAGTCTTAAATCTGTAGGTATGTGGGAACATCGGGATAAGCGAATTGGTTCTCTCTCTGGAGGGCAAAAGCAGAGGGCTGTAATTGCTCGGATGTTTGCTTCGGATCCGGATATTTTTGTCCTAGATGAGCCGACAACAGGGATGGATGCAGGCAGCAAGGATGAATTTTACAAGCTCATGCACCATAGTGCTCATCAGCATGGGAAGGCTGTCTTGATGATTACACACGATCCGGAAGAAGTTCGTAAATATGCTGACCGCAACATTCACCTGGTCCGTAATCAGGACTCACCTTGGCGCTGTTTCAATGTTCATGAAAGTGACGGCCGACAGGAGGTGAGCCATGCTTAA
- a CDS encoding metal ABC transporter permease, protein MLNLFSYDFMQRAFLAVIAMSLFSPILGTFLILRRQSLMSDTLSHVSLAGVAFGLVLGLSPTLTTVLVVIVAAVFLEYLRTIYKNFMEIGTAILMSTGLAISLIVMSKGKSSSSMSLDQYLFGSIVTISMEQVISLFVIAAVVLVLTFLFIRPMYILTFDEDTAFVDGLPVRTMSILFNIVTGVAIALMIPAAGALLVSTIMVLPASIALRIGKNFKSVILLANAIGFFGMIAGLYISYYAETPASASITIIFVSLFLLVNLVKKFMK, encoded by the coding sequence ATGCTTAATCTATTTTCCTATGATTTTATGCAGCGAGCCTTCTTGGCAGTTATTGCCATGAGCCTCTTCTCACCGATTCTGGGGACATTCCTGATTTTACGTCGGCAGAGCCTTATGAGTGATACGCTCAGTCACGTTTCGCTGGCAGGTGTAGCTTTTGGATTGGTTCTTGGACTATCTCCCACTCTCACAACGGTGCTTGTCGTCATTGTTGCAGCAGTCTTTTTGGAGTATCTGCGGACTATCTATAAGAATTTCATGGAAATCGGAACGGCCATTCTCATGTCAACTGGCTTAGCTATTTCCTTGATTGTTATGAGTAAGGGTAAGAGTTCTAGCTCGATGAGTCTGGATCAGTATCTGTTTGGCTCCATTGTGACTATCAGTATGGAGCAGGTGATTTCTCTCTTTGTTATTGCTGCTGTGGTGCTTGTCTTGACCTTCCTCTTTATTCGCCCCATGTACATCTTGACCTTTGATGAGGATACGGCCTTTGTGGATGGGCTGCCTGTGCGTACCATGTCCATTCTCTTTAATATCGTGACGGGTGTTGCGATTGCTCTCATGATTCCAGCTGCGGGAGCCTTGCTGGTTTCGACCATTATGGTCTTGCCGGCCAGTATAGCTCTGCGGATTGGGAAAAATTTCAAGTCGGTTATTTTGCTGGCAAATGCCATCGGCTTCTTTGGTATGATTGCCGGACTTTATATTTCTTACTATGCAGAGACGCCAGCTAGTGCCAGCATTACGATTATTTTCGTCAGCTTGTTCTTGCTGGTCAATCTGGTCAAAAAATTTATGAAATAG